One stretch of Commensalibacter melissae DNA includes these proteins:
- a CDS encoding MotA/TolQ/ExbB proton channel family protein has product MDKNKSLFRLIRFKFTVIAAFSGMLCLSGINNGFAQQPQQNIPTSTAHDNSASQPMQNSAGSNVNPVVSSTIDNPVKPEAVPQSSENPYGLKALWKAGDIVSRITLLVLAIMSVGSWYVIVAKIVVQNRVTRAGKEVREKQFWQQNTLKKGTESLGSNSSYRYISENGIDALMHYEGSLQETIDLYSWVSMALHRALDTIQGQLQGGLAFLGTVGSTAPFVGLFGTVWGIHHALTAISIAGQATLDKVAGPVGEALIMTAIGLATAVPAVLGYNFLVRRNKVIMDQTRNFAADVQTVLLGGNLNNKKVISE; this is encoded by the coding sequence ATGGATAAAAATAAAAGTTTATTTCGATTGATTCGTTTTAAATTCACTGTGATTGCCGCATTTTCTGGAATGCTTTGCCTGTCAGGTATAAACAATGGTTTTGCACAGCAGCCTCAGCAAAATATACCAACATCAACTGCACATGATAACTCCGCTTCTCAACCAATGCAAAATTCAGCGGGTAGCAACGTAAATCCAGTCGTTTCTTCGACCATAGACAACCCAGTAAAACCGGAAGCTGTTCCTCAATCATCAGAAAATCCATATGGTTTAAAAGCTTTGTGGAAAGCGGGTGATATTGTTTCAAGGATAACATTGCTTGTGTTGGCAATAATGTCAGTAGGGAGTTGGTATGTAATCGTTGCAAAAATTGTTGTCCAAAATCGTGTAACGCGTGCTGGAAAAGAAGTGCGTGAAAAACAGTTCTGGCAACAAAACACTTTAAAAAAGGGTACGGAGAGTTTAGGTAGTAACTCTTCCTATCGATATATTTCTGAAAATGGTATTGATGCACTGATGCATTATGAAGGCTCCTTGCAGGAAACGATTGATTTATACAGCTGGGTGTCCATGGCCTTACATAGAGCGCTTGACACGATACAGGGACAATTGCAAGGCGGTCTGGCTTTTTTGGGAACGGTTGGATCCACTGCCCCTTTTGTAGGATTGTTCGGAACAGTCTGGGGTATTCATCATGCCTTGACCGCCATTAGTATCGCTGGACAGGCTACCTTGGATAAAGTCGCCGGTCCTGTAGGCGAGGCTTTAATTATGACAGCAATTGGTTTGGCTACGGCTGTTCCAGCTGTTCTGGGATATAATTTCCTGGTTCGTCGCAATAAAGTGATTATGGATCAAACTCGCAATTTTGCTGCAGATGTTCAAACAGTTTTACTTGGGGGAAACCTGAATAATAAAAAAGTGATCTCTGAGTAA
- a CDS encoding ExbD/TolR family protein: protein MGDFISAEGDNDEVVSEINTTPLVDIMLVLLIIFLITIPVATHAVKVDIPERNSHLTQTKVGNIALVIKADGQIFWNEQLLPDDNALKAKLASVASLHPQPQIQVWGDIQAKFEKVGQVIQDCQQAGISRVDFITKPIRK, encoded by the coding sequence GTGGGGGATTTTATCAGCGCGGAAGGGGATAATGATGAGGTGGTATCCGAAATCAATACAACCCCCTTGGTTGACATCATGCTTGTACTACTGATTATCTTTTTAATCACTATTCCTGTTGCCACACACGCTGTAAAGGTTGATATACCAGAACGTAATAGTCATTTAACTCAAACCAAGGTAGGAAATATAGCCCTTGTCATTAAGGCGGATGGTCAAATATTTTGGAATGAACAGCTATTACCTGACGATAATGCATTAAAGGCAAAATTGGCTTCGGTAGCATCTTTACATCCTCAGCCCCAAATTCAAGTTTGGGGAGACATACAGGCAAAATTTGAGAAAGTTGGTCAGGTTATCCAGGATTGTCAGCAAGCCGGGATCAGTAGGGTTGATTTTATTACGAAACCCATTAGGAAATAG
- a CDS encoding ExbD/TolR family protein: protein MRSLRSGHARRIMIQQGEKEEEVMVNINTTPLIDVMLVLLVMLIITIPLQTQSVQLALGRAVPVNETELPKTVTIGIDFDNSLSIDDTAISNEDALLDRFREIAANSDQPVVIVKPNRLANYKNVAIVLADAQRLGVKKITIANQQ from the coding sequence ATGCGTTCATTACGTTCTGGACATGCTCGCAGAATCATGATTCAGCAAGGTGAAAAGGAAGAAGAGGTAATGGTAAATATTAACACGACTCCCTTGATTGATGTAATGCTGGTTTTATTGGTAATGTTGATCATAACTATTCCCCTACAGACGCAATCCGTACAATTGGCCTTGGGAAGAGCAGTTCCAGTAAATGAAACAGAACTTCCAAAAACGGTGACAATCGGTATTGATTTTGATAATAGTTTGTCGATTGATGATACTGCTATATCCAATGAGGATGCGTTACTTGATCGTTTTCGTGAAATAGCTGCTAACTCTGACCAGCCAGTTGTTATCGTAAAGCCCAATCGATTGGCAAATTATAAAAATGTTGCCATTGTTTTGGCAGATGCCCAACGGTTAGGAGTAAAAAAGATAACAATTGCCAATCAACAGTAA
- a CDS encoding tetratricopeptide repeat protein — MKPVSLLRNLWMVALLGIAGGLYSVSIESKEVVSQKMAAPLKNIEHLMKQGKIAQANAALKEVQTIPNPSAYEKNIIEHLRIALAIKQNNLDAAFTGYDELINSTRTSASEKIQIRMAQASLAYRARQYVKAIEYIKQYFLVGGTNTHMKTLLIQSYFLNNNYKEAMTAQQKQIDEEIKNGQVPAESQWQIMANCQEKLGDQDGLRHSYTQLAMHYPKAEYWGHIMAALSSSRDLSSSVKLEILNLRFNMNLMRTSEEYMEMAEVAMQANMPHFALKILAAGYGKGLLGTDHNSTRVMRLRKFIRDKINENKSALPAKLEAFEKAPNGDDMLMLGYDQVMDGKGQSGLLLMKEALKKTLKDSNEALLHYAMAQLQVNQKNQSIQNLKSIQAQGVIKEIADLWLIKLQTKT, encoded by the coding sequence ATGAAACCTGTTTCTTTATTGCGAAATTTATGGATGGTGGCTTTATTGGGAATTGCTGGAGGTTTATATTCAGTTTCTATTGAATCCAAAGAAGTGGTAAGCCAAAAAATGGCTGCTCCTTTAAAAAATATAGAACATCTTATGAAACAGGGAAAGATTGCCCAGGCCAATGCGGCGCTTAAGGAAGTTCAGACAATTCCAAATCCTTCCGCCTATGAAAAAAATATTATTGAACATTTGCGGATTGCTTTGGCAATCAAGCAGAATAATCTTGATGCAGCCTTTACCGGATATGATGAATTGATTAATTCCACACGTACGTCTGCATCTGAAAAAATTCAAATAAGAATGGCGCAGGCCAGCCTTGCCTATCGAGCTCGACAATATGTGAAGGCAATAGAATATATTAAACAGTATTTTTTGGTTGGTGGTACCAATACACACATGAAAACATTGTTGATCCAGTCATATTTTCTTAACAATAACTATAAGGAAGCAATGACAGCTCAGCAAAAACAAATAGATGAAGAAATAAAAAATGGTCAGGTACCAGCTGAATCCCAGTGGCAAATTATGGCTAATTGCCAAGAAAAACTTGGAGATCAGGATGGTTTGCGACATAGTTACACGCAATTGGCTATGCATTATCCCAAAGCCGAATATTGGGGACATATTATGGCGGCACTATCATCCAGCCGTGATTTATCATCCTCTGTCAAACTTGAAATACTCAATTTGCGTTTTAACATGAATTTAATGAGGACCAGTGAAGAATATATGGAAATGGCGGAAGTGGCAATGCAAGCCAATATGCCGCATTTCGCATTGAAAATCCTCGCGGCTGGTTATGGCAAGGGATTATTGGGTACGGATCATAACTCGACACGTGTTATGAGACTTAGGAAATTTATTCGGGATAAAATTAACGAGAATAAATCAGCGTTGCCTGCAAAATTGGAAGCTTTCGAAAAGGCACCAAATGGTGATGATATGTTGATGCTTGGATATGATCAGGTTATGGACGGTAAAGGTCAGTCAGGTCTACTATTGATGAAGGAAGCACTGAAAAAAACGTTGAAAGATTCTAATGAGGCGTTGCTTCATTATGCTATGGCACAACTACAAGTTAACCAGAAAAATCAATCAATTCAAAATCTAAAATCTATCCAAGCACAGGGAGTTATAAAAGAAATTGCTGATTTATGGCTGATTAAATTACAGACAAAAACCTAA
- a CDS encoding NifU family protein: protein MLIHTEETPNNHALKFILGKPILDSNQTIDFTNKEAAYKSPLALSLFDVEGVKRVFFGHNFIVVTKDKKVSWYGLKSALSAIIMDFLLMKRPLLDKTSKVNVIEMEVAPEDQAVVEQIKWILDTEIRPSVAKDGGDIIFYGYKDGCVYLRMQGSCQGCPSSAITLKHGVEVILQRHLSEVITVEQVRI from the coding sequence ATGCTTATTCATACGGAAGAAACACCAAACAATCATGCATTGAAATTCATTTTGGGTAAACCGATCCTTGATTCGAACCAGACAATTGATTTTACGAATAAAGAGGCTGCATATAAGTCGCCACTCGCCTTGAGCCTGTTTGATGTTGAGGGTGTGAAACGTGTTTTTTTTGGTCACAATTTTATTGTTGTAACCAAAGACAAGAAAGTTTCCTGGTATGGGCTGAAATCAGCGTTAAGTGCTATCATTATGGATTTTCTCTTGATGAAAAGACCCCTTCTCGATAAAACTTCAAAAGTCAATGTGATCGAGATGGAAGTTGCACCTGAGGATCAAGCAGTTGTTGAGCAAATAAAATGGATATTAGATACGGAAATTCGTCCCTCTGTAGCCAAAGATGGTGGCGATATCATATTTTACGGTTATAAGGATGGATGTGTTTATTTAAGAATGCAGGGATCCTGTCAGGGATGTCCCTCTTCAGCAATTACTTTGAAACATGGGGTGGAAGTGATTCTGCAGCGACATCTTTCTGAGGTTATTACTGTGGAGCAAGTAAGAATTTAA
- a CDS encoding malonic semialdehyde reductase: MNELEKEMDEKSFLPMECLDRLFNLARTPRSWLNRDVESSVLYQLYDLVKMGPTSANCQPARFTFLSHPVSKEKLRPALTDGNIDLALSAPVIVIVAYDPIFYEKLPILYPTVELRSWYAGDMPFAEETALRNSTLQGGYMIVAARSLGLDVAPLSGFDNTMVDRLFFEEQGWHSNFLICLGYGNKENIGERNERLAFEEACLML, encoded by the coding sequence ATGAATGAATTGGAAAAAGAAATGGATGAAAAATCTTTCTTGCCTATGGAATGTCTGGATCGTCTTTTTAATTTGGCACGGACTCCTAGGTCTTGGTTAAATAGGGATGTGGAATCTTCCGTCTTGTATCAGCTTTATGATTTGGTAAAAATGGGTCCAACTTCTGCAAATTGCCAGCCGGCTCGGTTTACTTTTCTTAGTCATCCAGTAAGTAAGGAAAAATTGAGACCCGCCCTTACAGACGGGAATATTGATCTGGCACTATCCGCTCCTGTTATTGTTATTGTAGCATATGATCCAATATTTTATGAAAAATTACCGATTTTATATCCAACGGTTGAATTGAGATCATGGTATGCGGGAGACATGCCATTTGCTGAAGAGACGGCTTTGCGCAATTCTACTTTGCAGGGAGGATATATGATTGTTGCAGCTCGCTCATTGGGGCTTGATGTTGCTCCCCTATCGGGTTTTGACAATACAATGGTGGATCGACTGTTTTTTGAAGAACAGGGTTGGCATTCCAATTTTTTGATATGTTTGGGATACGGGAATAAAGAAAATATTGGGGAACGAAATGAAAGGCTTGCGTTTGAGGAAGCCTGCTTAATGTTGTAA
- a CDS encoding tRNA threonylcarbamoyladenosine biosynthesis protein TsaB has protein sequence MKNDKTILVINGASASEQAPNFISVVVKDQIYRLECEKKSFERGAPERFPIYFNEFVRNGYLVANKIDLISIIIGPGSFTGLRASIAFSLGLQTGLHCPVVPLRRGEAIFPYIEKDYSGKLVWHMTLARRNRVFIETNQKSEIKAFDFVDIPWPEEEVILSGEAFPIIKPLIPTKVNWRKSSINEADAVMMAKIADHYDQGDKVTNKLYPLYIDPPKASLPAGGLRKAPK, from the coding sequence ATGAAAAACGATAAAACAATTTTAGTCATTAATGGTGCCTCTGCATCTGAGCAGGCACCTAATTTTATTTCTGTTGTTGTTAAGGATCAAATATATAGGTTGGAATGTGAAAAAAAATCCTTTGAACGAGGTGCCCCAGAACGATTTCCAATCTATTTCAATGAATTTGTACGGAACGGTTATTTAGTCGCTAATAAGATTGATCTTATTTCTATTATTATTGGACCTGGATCTTTTACGGGATTGAGGGCTTCCATTGCATTCTCATTGGGATTGCAAACAGGGTTACATTGTCCGGTTGTCCCTTTACGCCGTGGTGAGGCGATTTTTCCATATATCGAAAAAGACTATTCTGGTAAATTAGTTTGGCATATGACCTTGGCCCGAAGAAATAGGGTATTTATTGAAACCAATCAAAAATCTGAAATAAAAGCTTTCGATTTTGTTGATATACCATGGCCGGAAGAAGAAGTTATTTTGTCAGGTGAAGCGTTTCCAATTATAAAACCTCTTATTCCAACAAAAGTCAATTGGCGTAAATCCTCTATAAATGAGGCGGATGCAGTTATGATGGCCAAGATTGCGGATCATTATGATCAGGGTGATAAAGTTACGAATAAACTCTATCCTTTATATATAGATCCTCCCAAAGCGAGTTTACCTGCTGGTGGACTGCGAAAAGCACCAAAATAA
- the rimI gene encoding ribosomal protein S18-alanine N-acetyltransferase encodes MLIQFITEGNGLEYPLALLHQSAFPEHEYWKPEDFKTLMALPTHSACVYMDKENVMLGFLFYSKIIDEAEIVTFAVSPPFQGRGIGKAILEQFIKKMKMENIKSVFLEVAEDNKKAYQLYCNYNFEVQTKRVDYYGKNKNAYLMLKSLS; translated from the coding sequence ATGCTGATACAATTTATTACAGAGGGAAATGGTTTAGAATATCCATTGGCATTATTACATCAATCCGCTTTTCCAGAACATGAATATTGGAAACCTGAAGATTTCAAAACACTGATGGCTTTACCTACACATTCTGCATGTGTCTATATGGATAAAGAAAATGTAATGCTGGGTTTTCTATTTTACTCCAAAATTATTGATGAAGCGGAAATAGTTACTTTTGCTGTTTCCCCCCCCTTTCAGGGAAGAGGGATAGGCAAGGCCATTCTTGAGCAATTTATAAAAAAAATGAAAATGGAAAACATCAAATCAGTTTTTTTAGAAGTTGCTGAAGATAATAAAAAGGCATATCAGCTTTATTGTAATTATAATTTTGAAGTTCAAACAAAAAGGGTTGATTATTATGGTAAAAATAAGAATGCTTATCTTATGCTGAAGTCTTTGTCCTAG
- a CDS encoding Fur family transcriptional regulator has translation MTREKMNNLSHIERLCIKKGLKMTGQRRVIAHVLSHAHDHPDVEELYRRASKLDNNISVATVYRTVRLLEEKGILEKHDFGGGRARYEVTEQGTHYHLIDVDTGKVIEFEDPEHIKMIEIMAKKLGFELVQHRLELFGRRIKTEQDS, from the coding sequence ATGACACGTGAAAAAATGAATAATTTATCTCATATAGAACGGTTATGTATTAAGAAAGGTCTGAAAATGACCGGGCAGCGACGTGTTATTGCCCATGTTCTTTCGCATGCCCATGATCATCCCGATGTTGAAGAGTTATATCGACGGGCCTCAAAATTGGATAATAATATCTCTGTAGCCACGGTCTATCGTACTGTTCGTTTGTTGGAAGAAAAGGGTATTCTGGAAAAACATGATTTTGGTGGGGGACGTGCCCGTTATGAAGTGACTGAACAGGGAACGCATTATCATTTAATCGATGTTGATACTGGAAAAGTGATTGAATTTGAAGATCCTGAGCATATCAAGATGATTGAGATCATGGCGAAAAAATTAGGGTTCGAACTGGTTCAGCATCGGTTGGAACTGTTTGGGCGCCGTATTAAGACAGAACAAGATTCGTAA
- a CDS encoding GNAT family N-acetyltransferase, with amino-acid sequence MHREKRSGSLSTLELRRDKFVELRSGSLGVRLAETESEKDAARALRYRVFYEEMGAIPNESIRNLKRDFDEYDDFSDYLLVIDYNKISDHERVVGTYRLIRKENADKAGGFYSRAEYDLSVLQEYPGNLLEVGRSCVHPQYRNRSAMQLLWEGIAAYIFYYRIDILFGCASFPGTDPDQYAEILTYLYQTQLAPPALLVKALPERRVEMLRVDPHHLDHFRCRLELPPLIKGYLRLGGYVGDGAVIDQQFNTTDVAIILKTELIADKYYRHYERRLRDALEF; translated from the coding sequence ATGCATAGGGAAAAGAGAAGCGGTTCTTTATCAACTTTAGAATTGAGAAGAGATAAATTTGTTGAATTACGTTCAGGTAGCCTAGGAGTCAGGTTGGCCGAGACAGAATCGGAAAAGGATGCAGCCCGAGCTTTACGTTATCGAGTGTTTTATGAAGAGATGGGAGCGATTCCTAACGAGAGTATTCGTAATCTTAAAAGAGATTTTGATGAATATGATGACTTTTCAGATTATTTACTGGTAATTGACTATAATAAAATATCTGATCATGAGCGGGTCGTGGGAACCTATCGATTAATTCGAAAGGAAAATGCCGACAAGGCGGGTGGTTTTTACAGTCGTGCAGAATATGATCTTTCCGTATTACAGGAATATCCTGGCAATCTTTTGGAGGTCGGTCGCTCTTGTGTCCATCCGCAATATCGTAATCGATCCGCAATGCAGTTATTGTGGGAGGGAATTGCTGCCTATATTTTTTATTATCGAATAGATATCTTATTTGGTTGTGCAAGTTTCCCGGGAACAGACCCCGATCAATATGCCGAAATCTTAACCTATCTTTATCAAACTCAATTGGCACCCCCAGCTTTGTTAGTCAAGGCTTTGCCAGAGCGTCGTGTGGAAATGTTGCGTGTCGATCCGCATCATTTGGATCATTTTCGTTGCCGATTGGAACTTCCTCCTTTAATTAAGGGTTATTTAAGACTGGGAGGATATGTTGGGGATGGTGCTGTTATCGATCAGCAATTTAATACCACGGATGTTGCAATAATTCTTAAAACTGAACTCATTGCAGATAAATACTATCGTCATTATGAACGTCGTTTGAGAGACGCATTGGAATTTTGA
- the lnt gene encoding apolipoprotein N-acyltransferase, translating to MDFHLDKWHDLKGWQGALYLTGLGGISALAFPPTYFIFILFLSFPLLLHSIDHSKNWKCALMKGYWFGFGLHTIGLSWLVNAILIRAQDFWWLVPIVSPLCAILLALWTGLPTLFYYWIKPSKKLKIFVFAGLWTVCDMSRAVMLPPNWWNPVLTGFPWNPLASTWEIPGRIGDIFIQTASLIGVDGLTLITVILVLLPLYGKKGWMIIAGTICGLALFGSYRLVEKPPITDNNTPIVALIQGNIAEDDKIANTDPRRIFQKYMQLTSDAVVQAVTLRQELGQFERPIIYAWPESSFPGSIQYDDAARKVMMQNNPDASFGIIGAITQQEPNILYNSLVVLRQPDGAIDHVYNKVKLVPFGESQPWYIPFHVVPGQVLTPGEGNVTLNLSRVSSFAPLICYEVIFSGQILDYKNRPKWILNLTNDAWYGNSAGPRQHLAAARLRAVEEGIPVVRVANTGISAVYDSYGRKISQIDWGVKGVRAVALPGALSFTLFSLGHRFIPFCLSLICIFTGVAGKFLSRGK from the coding sequence ATGGATTTTCATTTGGATAAATGGCATGACTTAAAAGGATGGCAAGGGGCATTATATCTCACAGGTTTGGGAGGAATATCTGCCTTGGCTTTTCCACCCACCTATTTTATATTTATTTTATTTTTGTCATTTCCGTTACTTCTGCATTCAATTGATCATTCCAAAAATTGGAAATGTGCCCTGATGAAAGGGTACTGGTTTGGTTTTGGTTTGCATACAATCGGATTATCGTGGCTTGTAAATGCTATACTGATACGGGCACAGGACTTTTGGTGGCTTGTTCCAATTGTATCTCCATTATGTGCGATATTACTTGCATTATGGACGGGTTTGCCTACGCTTTTCTATTATTGGATAAAACCTTCAAAAAAATTAAAAATTTTTGTTTTCGCTGGTTTATGGACCGTTTGTGATATGTCCAGAGCGGTGATGTTGCCGCCTAATTGGTGGAATCCTGTTTTGACAGGTTTCCCATGGAATCCTTTGGCCAGTACCTGGGAGATCCCTGGCAGGATAGGGGATATTTTTATCCAGACCGCTTCCCTTATTGGAGTGGATGGATTGACATTGATAACGGTTATTCTCGTCTTGCTTCCATTATATGGAAAAAAAGGATGGATGATTATCGCTGGAACTATTTGTGGTTTGGCTTTATTTGGTTCTTACCGTTTGGTAGAAAAACCGCCTATTACAGATAATAATACACCCATTGTTGCCTTAATTCAGGGAAATATAGCTGAAGATGACAAGATAGCGAATACAGATCCTCGCCGAATTTTCCAGAAATACATGCAACTTACCTCGGATGCGGTTGTTCAGGCGGTAACCTTGCGTCAAGAATTGGGGCAGTTTGAAAGACCTATCATTTATGCCTGGCCTGAAAGCTCTTTTCCGGGAAGTATTCAATATGATGACGCAGCCAGAAAAGTTATGATGCAAAATAATCCAGATGCCTCTTTCGGTATTATAGGGGCCATCACCCAGCAAGAACCAAATATTCTTTACAATAGTTTGGTAGTTTTAAGGCAACCGGATGGAGCGATTGATCATGTATATAATAAAGTGAAATTGGTACCTTTTGGTGAATCCCAACCTTGGTATATTCCATTTCATGTTGTACCTGGACAGGTTTTAACACCAGGTGAGGGAAATGTCACATTGAATTTATCAAGAGTAAGTTCTTTTGCACCATTAATATGTTATGAAGTTATTTTTTCGGGACAGATTCTTGATTATAAAAATAGACCAAAATGGATATTGAATTTAACAAATGATGCGTGGTATGGAAATTCTGCCGGTCCTAGACAACATCTTGCTGCGGCGAGATTGCGTGCCGTGGAGGAAGGAATTCCAGTTGTGCGTGTAGCAAATACGGGAATATCAGCAGTTTATGATTCTTATGGAAGAAAAATAAGCCAGATTGACTGGGGCGTCAAAGGAGTAAGGGCGGTTGCGTTACCAGGAGCTTTGTCTTTTACGTTGTTTTCGTTGGGACATCGTTTTATTCCTTTTTGTTTGTCACTTATTTGTATTTTTACAGGAGTAGCAGGCAAATTCCTCTCGAGGGGGAAATAA
- a CDS encoding FUSC family protein: MENIRLKLNWFKFNVFLPNIQSFKWLYAPKKEAIFFSLRTIIASFLALAISLWMEMDSPKWAVMTVWIISQTSRGETITKSKWRIVGTIVGVVVSVLIVAAFPQQPFLFEICLACWIGGCCFFASLIRSSSSYSVVLAGYTCTIIAFTASSDPENVFMLAMSRGTYIILAVLCQDLVERIFAYNQEKQARSNIEKNILMAITGALNVIKDVFNGDYQAVYRVRETFSAIAATRNTLEFRKAEMTGNDHMIDHVHATLFSVVIVLTRLMNLVLYMREFKEAGNDFHSIFSQVHTYVQSLIQFINKNMDFRAHMQKLADLRWECRQIIANHIFHDTALNYSDRESIEKQSFLHQRILYRALSELLGELEVVLREYRMVHNPPLHDRFTFRMPPLLNFRLAWSNGLRVFLVVILCCLIWEVTAWPNFTNALGFSCMICGRLCLFENSYKFSLDFLKGTVLAMIVSGIMNVTLIASANTIELLCIAFFIPAFIGGLAIYNLPTRGIGMSFTIFLSLMLVVDNQDKMNELTFFNTAFATVAVAAIAIFSFRYIAPYSPIQVRKSIRQRMIKDIHTLPVLLTIPPARKWLAVTTDWFVSLMRQFDPAKELTLIRRYNQGALAVMVIGINIIEMRKMIIHDILPEDVKNQLRVVIRRISHFKGGHHVRTVLIIKSAIRRLQYRESHEKNLAQRLEIGTAIACLIPIHYALEKNLTFFNLSYSDN, encoded by the coding sequence ATGGAGAATATTCGTTTAAAGTTGAATTGGTTTAAATTCAACGTTTTTTTACCAAATATACAATCTTTTAAATGGTTATACGCTCCTAAAAAAGAAGCCATTTTTTTCTCATTGCGAACAATCATTGCCTCTTTTCTTGCTTTGGCAATTTCCTTATGGATGGAAATGGATAGCCCCAAATGGGCTGTTATGACAGTATGGATTATTTCTCAAACCTCTCGGGGAGAGACGATAACCAAATCAAAATGGCGTATTGTGGGAACCATAGTCGGAGTTGTTGTTTCGGTTTTGATTGTTGCCGCATTCCCTCAGCAACCATTTTTATTTGAAATATGTCTGGCTTGCTGGATAGGGGGCTGCTGTTTTTTTGCAAGCCTAATCCGTAGCTCCAGTTCCTATAGCGTTGTCTTGGCAGGATATACCTGTACAATTATCGCTTTTACAGCAAGTTCTGATCCTGAAAATGTGTTTATGCTGGCAATGTCCAGGGGCACTTATATTATTTTAGCTGTATTGTGTCAGGATTTAGTTGAACGTATTTTTGCTTATAATCAGGAGAAACAGGCTCGATCTAATATTGAGAAGAATATTTTAATGGCCATAACAGGAGCCCTTAATGTTATCAAGGATGTTTTTAATGGTGATTATCAGGCTGTCTACCGGGTAAGGGAAACCTTTTCTGCTATTGCTGCAACAAGAAATACCCTAGAATTCAGAAAAGCTGAAATGACTGGTAACGATCATATGATTGACCATGTTCATGCCACTTTGTTTTCTGTAGTCATTGTTTTGACTAGATTAATGAATCTAGTGCTTTACATGCGGGAATTCAAAGAGGCAGGAAATGATTTCCATAGTATTTTTTCGCAAGTTCATACTTATGTTCAATCTCTGATTCAATTTATAAATAAGAATATGGATTTTAGAGCGCATATGCAAAAGCTTGCCGATCTTCGTTGGGAATGTCGACAGATTATTGCCAATCATATTTTTCATGATACGGCTTTAAATTATTCAGATCGTGAATCTATTGAAAAACAGTCTTTTCTACATCAAAGAATTTTATATCGGGCTTTAAGTGAATTATTGGGCGAGTTGGAAGTGGTTTTAAGGGAATACAGAATGGTTCACAATCCTCCCCTGCATGACCGTTTTACATTTAGAATGCCTCCACTGCTTAATTTCAGATTGGCCTGGTCGAATGGATTGCGTGTTTTTTTGGTGGTGATTTTGTGTTGTCTGATTTGGGAAGTTACTGCCTGGCCTAATTTTACAAATGCTCTCGGATTTTCCTGTATGATTTGTGGTCGCCTATGCCTTTTTGAAAATAGTTATAAATTTTCATTGGATTTTCTAAAAGGCACAGTTTTGGCCATGATTGTCAGTGGTATTATGAATGTTACCTTAATTGCGTCAGCAAATACGATTGAGTTGCTCTGTATCGCTTTTTTCATTCCAGCTTTTATCGGGGGATTGGCGATTTATAATTTGCCAACCCGTGGTATAGGGATGAGTTTCACAATCTTTTTATCATTGATGCTGGTTGTTGATAATCAGGATAAAATGAACGAACTGACTTTTTTCAATACGGCTTTTGCCACTGTGGCAGTGGCAGCGATTGCTATTTTTTCATTCCGATATATCGCACCATATTCACCAATTCAGGTGCGAAAATCAATTCGTCAAAGAATGATAAAAGATATTCATACCCTGCCAGTATTATTGACCATTCCTCCGGCAAGAAAATGGCTTGCGGTAACGACGGACTGGTTTGTTTCATTGATGAGGCAGTTTGACCCCGCTAAGGAGCTAACACTGATTAGACGGTATAATCAAGGTGCATTGGCGGTAATGGTTATCGGGATTAATATTATTGAAATGAGAAAAATGATCATTCATGACATTTTACCTGAGGATGTCAAAAATCAATTGCGTGTTGTTATTAGAAGAATAAGTCATTTTAAAGGAGGACATCATGTCAGGACTGTCTTGATCATTAAAAGTGCTATTCGACGTTTACAGTACAGGGAAAGTCATGAAAAGAACCTTGCACAAAGACTTGAAATCGGTACGGCAATTGCATGTTTAATACCAATACATTATGCATTGGAAAAAAATCTTACATTTTTCAATTTATCATACAGTGATAATTAA